One genomic segment of Bacteroides caccae includes these proteins:
- a CDS encoding anthranilate synthase component II, which produces MKILLLDNYDSFTYNLLHAVKELGATDIEVVRNDQIGLDNVERFDKIILSPGPGIPEEAGLLLPIIKKYAATKSILGVCLGHQAIGEAFGARLENLKEVYHGVQTPVSILRQDVLFEGLGKEIPVGRYHSWVVSREDFPDCLEITAESREGQIMALRHRTYDVHGIQFHPESVLTPQGKEIIKNFLND; this is translated from the coding sequence ATGAAAATATTACTTTTAGATAATTACGACTCTTTCACCTACAACTTATTGCACGCAGTGAAAGAATTAGGTGCTACGGACATAGAAGTAGTCCGCAACGATCAAATAGGACTTGATAATGTGGAACGATTCGATAAAATCATCTTGTCTCCCGGGCCGGGTATCCCGGAAGAAGCAGGTTTATTGTTGCCTATTATCAAAAAGTATGCAGCCACGAAAAGTATTTTAGGTGTCTGTCTGGGACATCAGGCTATCGGCGAGGCTTTCGGTGCACGACTGGAGAATCTGAAAGAGGTATATCACGGTGTACAGACCCCGGTCAGTATCCTACGACAAGATGTATTATTCGAAGGGCTGGGAAAAGAAATTCCCGTAGGACGTTATCACTCTTGGGTGGTCAGCCGGGAGGATTTTCCTGACTGTCTGGAAATAACGGCAGAAAGCCGGGAAGGACAAATCATGGCATTGCGCCATAGGACCTATGATGTGCACGGGATACAATTCCACCCCGAATCAGTATTAACTCCGCAAGGAAAAGAAATTATCAAGAACTTCTTAAACGATTAA
- a CDS encoding anthranilate synthase component I family protein — protein MKTFNYTTHSKQVLGDMHTPVSIYLKVRDMYPQSALMESSDYHAGENSLSFIALCPLANIGMNSGIVTANYPDNSRTEEPLTKTFTVEKAMNRFINQFQVTGENKNVCGLYGYTTFNAVKYFEHIPVKESHDEQNDAPDLLYILYKYIIVFNHFKNELTLVEMLAEGEESGLPELEAAIENRNYASYNFSVTGPVTSPITDEEHKANVRKGIAHCMRGDVFQIVLSRRFIQPYTGDDFKVYRALRSINPSPYLFYFDFGGYRIFGSSPETHCKIESNHAYIDPIAGTTRRSGDIVKDRELAEALLADPKENAEHVMLVDLARNDLSRNCHDVRVLFYKEPQYYSHVIHLVSRVSGELNEDADKIKTFIDTFPAGTLSGAPKVRAMQLISEIEPHNRGAYGGCIGFIGLNGELNQAITIRTFVSRNNELWFQAGGGIVARSQDEYELQEVNNKLGALKKAIDLAVQLKN, from the coding sequence ATGAAAACATTCAATTATACTACCCACAGTAAACAGGTGTTGGGAGATATGCATACTCCGGTCAGCATTTATCTGAAAGTGCGTGATATGTATCCGCAATCTGCATTAATGGAGAGTTCCGATTATCACGCCGGAGAAAATTCACTGTCATTCATCGCCCTTTGTCCACTGGCAAATATCGGTATGAACAGTGGTATAGTCACAGCCAACTATCCGGACAATAGCCGCACGGAAGAACCGCTGACGAAAACATTCACCGTAGAAAAGGCAATGAACCGATTCATCAATCAATTCCAAGTGACCGGAGAAAATAAGAATGTATGCGGACTTTATGGATACACGACTTTCAATGCCGTGAAATACTTCGAACATATTCCCGTTAAAGAGAGCCACGATGAACAGAATGATGCACCGGACTTATTATATATATTATACAAATACATAATTGTCTTCAATCATTTCAAAAATGAATTGACACTCGTAGAGATGTTGGCCGAAGGGGAAGAAAGCGGCCTGCCGGAACTGGAAGCAGCTATTGAAAACCGGAATTATGCTTCTTACAATTTTTCTGTGACAGGTCCCGTTACCAGCCCTATCACAGATGAAGAACACAAAGCCAACGTCCGCAAAGGTATTGCGCACTGTATGCGTGGCGATGTATTCCAGATCGTTCTTTCCCGGAGGTTCATTCAGCCTTACACCGGAGATGATTTCAAAGTATATCGGGCACTCCGCAGCATTAACCCTTCCCCTTATCTTTTCTATTTCGATTTCGGAGGATATCGAATCTTCGGTTCTTCACCGGAAACACACTGCAAGATTGAAAGCAACCATGCTTATATCGATCCGATTGCCGGAACAACACGCCGGAGTGGCGATATCGTGAAAGACCGTGAACTGGCAGAAGCATTACTGGCTGACCCCAAAGAAAATGCGGAGCACGTTATGCTGGTAGACCTTGCCAGAAACGACTTGTCACGTAATTGTCATGATGTACGGGTACTTTTCTATAAAGAGCCACAATATTACAGTCATGTCATCCACTTGGTTAGCCGTGTCAGTGGTGAATTGAACGAGGATGCGGACAAGATAAAAACTTTTATTGATACGTTCCCTGCCGGCACTTTGAGCGGCGCGCCCAAAGTACGTGCCATGCAGTTAATTAGTGAAATAGAACCTCACAATCGCGGAGCTTACGGTGGTTGTATCGGTTTTATCGGATTAAACGGTGAATTGAATCAAGCCATAACTATCCGTACCTTCGTCAGTCGCAACAATGAATTGTGGTTTCAGGCAGGAGGTGGTATTGTGGCACGGAGTCAGGATGAATACGAATTGCAAGAAGTCAACAATAAGTTGGGAGCACTGAAAAAGGCGATTGATTTAGCCGTTCAATTAAAGAACTAA
- the trpC gene encoding indole-3-glycerol phosphate synthase TrpC, which yields MKDILSEIIANKRFEVDLQKQAISIEQLQEGISEMPSSRSMKQALISSSPGIIAEFKRRSPSKGWIKQEARPEEIAPAYAAAGASALSILTDEKFFGGNLKDIRAARPLVDIPILRKDFIIDEYQLYQAKIVGADAVLLIAAALKPEKCNELVKKAHDLGLEVLLEIHSSEELTYINEKIDMVGINNRNLGTFFTDVENSFRLAGQLPQDAVLVSESGISDPQTVKRLQTAGFRGFLIGETFMRTTQPGNTLGNFLQAIQ from the coding sequence ATGAAAGATATATTATCCGAAATCATAGCAAATAAACGATTTGAAGTAGATCTGCAAAAACAGGCGATTTCTATCGAGCAGTTGCAGGAAGGAATTAGTGAAATGCCGTCTTCCCGTTCCATGAAACAGGCATTAATTTCCTCGTCTCCGGGAATTATAGCAGAGTTCAAACGTCGTTCTCCGTCCAAAGGCTGGATAAAGCAGGAGGCTCGTCCGGAAGAAATAGCTCCGGCTTATGCGGCTGCGGGGGCCTCTGCGCTCTCTATCCTCACGGATGAGAAGTTTTTCGGAGGGAACTTGAAAGACATTCGCGCTGCACGTCCTTTGGTAGATATTCCGATTCTTAGAAAAGATTTTATCATTGACGAATACCAACTCTATCAAGCTAAAATTGTTGGTGCAGATGCTGTACTTCTCATTGCCGCTGCTTTGAAACCGGAAAAATGCAATGAACTTGTGAAGAAAGCACACGATTTAGGTCTGGAAGTACTACTAGAAATTCACAGTTCCGAGGAGTTAACTTATATTAATGAGAAAATAGATATGGTGGGAATCAACAATCGGAATTTAGGAACATTCTTCACTGATGTAGAAAACTCTTTTCGGCTGGCCGGACAACTTCCCCAAGATGCAGTATTGGTATCCGAAAGCGGAATCTCCGACCCGCAAACTGTAAAACGTCTGCAAACAGCCGGATTCCGGGGATTCCTGATCGGAGAAACATTTATGAGAACTACACAACCGGGAAACACCTTAGGGAATTTCCTGCAAGCTATACAATAA
- a CDS encoding iron-containing alcohol dehydrogenase has product MENFIFQNPVKLIMGRGMIARLAKEIPSDKRIMITFGGGSVKKNGVYDQVKEALKNHYTVEFWGIEPNPAIETLRKAIALGKEEKVDYLLAVGGGSVIDGTKLISAGLLYDGDAWDLVLAGCPATHTVPLSTVLTLPATGSEMNNGAVISRRETKEKYPFYSNYPLFSILDPEVTFTLPPHQVACGLADTFVHVMEQYMTTPRQSRVMDRWAEGLLQTLIEIAPKIRENQHDYQLMADFMLSATMALNGFIAMGVSQDWATHMIGHEITALHGLTHGHTLAIVLPATLQVLREAKGDKLVQYGERVWGITSGTKEERIDEAIRCTEQFFRSLGLTTRLHEENIGQETILEIERRFNERGVKYGENGNVTGAVARKILETAL; this is encoded by the coding sequence ATGGAAAATTTTATCTTTCAAAATCCCGTCAAACTGATAATGGGGCGCGGGATGATTGCCCGATTGGCGAAAGAAATTCCGTCCGACAAACGTATCATGATTACTTTTGGCGGTGGAAGTGTAAAGAAAAACGGGGTATACGATCAGGTGAAGGAAGCACTGAAGAATCATTATACCGTTGAATTTTGGGGGATTGAACCCAATCCTGCTATCGAAACTCTCCGCAAAGCGATTGCTTTGGGAAAAGAAGAGAAGGTAGATTATTTATTAGCTGTTGGTGGTGGTTCCGTGATTGACGGTACAAAATTAATCTCTGCCGGGTTATTGTATGACGGTGATGCTTGGGACTTGGTGCTTGCCGGATGTCCCGCTACCCACACTGTACCTCTTTCCACTGTGTTGACGCTTCCCGCTACCGGTTCGGAAATGAACAATGGAGCAGTGATCTCACGTCGTGAAACCAAAGAAAAATATCCTTTTTATTCCAACTATCCGTTATTCTCTATTCTTGATCCGGAAGTAACATTTACTTTACCTCCTCATCAAGTGGCTTGTGGATTGGCGGACACATTTGTACATGTCATGGAACAGTATATGACTACTCCCAGACAAAGCCGTGTCATGGACCGTTGGGCAGAAGGACTCCTGCAAACTCTTATAGAAATAGCTCCGAAAATCCGTGAGAACCAGCATGATTATCAACTTATGGCTGACTTTATGCTTTCGGCTACAATGGCATTGAATGGATTTATAGCTATGGGAGTATCGCAGGACTGGGCAACTCACATGATAGGACATGAAATCACTGCATTGCACGGGTTGACACACGGACATACGCTGGCGATTGTACTTCCCGCTACATTGCAAGTGCTTCGGGAAGCCAAAGGAGATAAACTTGTGCAATATGGTGAGCGCGTATGGGGAATAACTTCGGGTACAAAAGAGGAACGGATAGATGAGGCAATCCGCTGTACGGAACAATTCTTCCGTTCATTGGGGTTGACTACACGCCTGCACGAAGAAAACATCGGCCAGGAGACGATTCTTGAAATTGAACGCCGCTTCAATGAGCGAGGAGTAAAATATGGAGAAAATGGAAATGTGACAGGTGCTGTGGCTCGTAAGATATTGGAAACTGCACTATAA
- a CDS encoding SLC13 family permease: MLITIIILVLSAIFFVNGKIRSDIVALCALVALLVFQILTPDEALSGFSNSVVIMMIGLFVVGGAIFQTGLAKMISSRILKLAGTSEIRLFLLVMLVTSAIGAFVSNTGTVALMLPIVVSLAMSAGMNPSRLLMPLAFASSMGGMMTLIGTPPNLVIQNTLTSAGLEPLSFFSFLPVGIVCVIVGTLVLMPLSKWFLSKKGQKNDSNRSGKSLKQLVNEYGLSSNLFRLQVIGDSRLLGKTIIDLDIRRKYGLNIMEVRRGDASQHRFLKTITQKFAAPDTVLQVEDILYVTGDFEKVQLFAEDYLLDILGDHATEETKNTTSSLDFYDIGIAEIVLMPASNLVNQTIKEAGFRDKYNVNVLGIRRKKEYLLQDLGNEHIHSGDVLLVQGTWGNIARLSKEDSDWVVLGQPLAEAAKVTLDYKAPVAAAIMVLMVVMMVFDFIPVAPVTAVMIAGILMVLTGCFRNVEAAYKTINWESIVLIAAMLPMSLALEKTGASEYISNTLVSGLGSYGPLTLMAGIYFTTSLMTMFISNTATAVLLAPIALQSAIQIGVSPIPFLFAVTVGASMCFASPFSTPPNALVMPAGQYTFMDYVKVGLPLQIIMGIVMIFVLPLIFPF; the protein is encoded by the coding sequence ATGTTGATAACCATTATTATTCTCGTTCTTTCGGCTATCTTTTTTGTAAATGGTAAAATCCGTTCGGATATTGTGGCGTTATGTGCGCTGGTTGCTTTACTTGTCTTTCAGATATTAACTCCTGATGAAGCCCTTTCGGGTTTCTCCAATTCGGTAGTTATTATGATGATCGGACTGTTTGTGGTAGGAGGTGCTATTTTTCAAACAGGGTTGGCAAAGATGATAAGTTCGCGTATTCTTAAACTTGCGGGAACGAGTGAAATTCGTCTGTTTCTATTGGTGATGTTGGTGACTTCAGCTATCGGTGCATTTGTCAGCAATACCGGAACAGTAGCGTTAATGCTTCCTATTGTGGTTAGTCTGGCGATGAGTGCCGGGATGAATCCGAGCCGCTTGCTGATGCCGTTGGCATTTGCAAGTAGTATGGGAGGCATGATGACATTGATTGGTACTCCGCCGAACCTTGTGATACAGAACACATTAACTTCGGCAGGACTCGAACCGCTTTCTTTCTTCTCTTTTCTGCCTGTTGGCATTGTTTGTGTGATTGTCGGTACATTGGTATTGATGCCGCTTAGTAAATGGTTTCTGTCTAAAAAAGGACAGAAGAATGACAGTAACCGTTCAGGAAAATCGTTAAAGCAGTTGGTCAATGAATACGGGCTTTCCAGTAACCTGTTTCGTTTGCAGGTGATAGGGGATTCCCGACTCTTGGGAAAAACGATTATTGATTTGGATATACGACGCAAATATGGATTGAATATAATGGAAGTCCGTCGTGGGGATGCATCGCAACATCGTTTCCTGAAAACTATCACGCAGAAATTTGCGGCACCGGATACGGTTTTGCAAGTAGAAGATATTCTGTATGTGACAGGAGATTTTGAGAAAGTACAACTGTTTGCTGAAGATTATCTGCTCGATATATTAGGTGACCATGCTACCGAGGAAACGAAAAATACAACTAGTTCTCTTGATTTTTATGATATAGGTATTGCTGAAATAGTATTGATGCCTGCGTCTAATTTGGTAAACCAGACAATTAAAGAAGCCGGATTCCGTGATAAATATAATGTGAACGTTTTAGGTATCCGTCGTAAAAAGGAATATCTGTTACAGGATTTGGGAAATGAGCATATTCATAGTGGCGACGTGCTTTTGGTACAAGGCACTTGGGGAAATATCGCCCGTCTTAGTAAGGAAGACTCTGATTGGGTGGTATTAGGTCAGCCTTTAGCCGAAGCTGCTAAAGTAACTTTAGACTATAAAGCTCCGGTGGCTGCTGCTATCATGGTGTTAATGGTGGTAATGATGGTATTTGATTTTATCCCGGTTGCTCCGGTTACGGCTGTTATGATTGCGGGTATATTAATGGTACTGACAGGGTGTTTCCGTAATGTAGAGGCCGCATACAAAACGATAAATTGGGAAAGTATTGTACTCATTGCAGCAATGTTGCCTATGTCGTTGGCATTGGAGAAAACAGGAGCGTCGGAGTATATATCCAATACATTGGTGAGCGGATTGGGTTCCTATGGACCATTGACTCTGATGGCGGGTATCTATTTTACTACTTCATTGATGACTATGTTTATCAGTAATACGGCTACTGCGGTACTGCTGGCACCTATTGCTTTGCAAAGTGCTATACAAATCGGGGTTAGCCCGATTCCTTTCCTGTTTGCTGTGACAGTGGGGGCAAGTATGTGTTTTGCTTCTCCATTCTCTACGCCGCCTAATGCATTGGTAATGCCTGCCGGACAATATACTTTTATGGATTATGTGAAAGTAGGATTACCGTTACAGATTATCATGGGAATTGTGATGATATTTGTTTTGCCTTTGATCTTCCCTTTTTGA
- the trpA gene encoding tryptophan synthase subunit alpha, giving the protein MNRINQLFNSNKKDLLSIYFCAGDPTLDGTADVIRTLEKHGVSMIEVGIPFSDPMADGIVIQNAATQALRNGMSLKVLFEQLRNIRRDVKIPLVLMGYLNPIMQFGFENFCRKCVECGIDGVIIPDLPFHDYQERYRIIAERYGIKVIMLITPETSEERVREIDAHTDGFIYMVSSAATTGAQQDFNEQKRLYFKKIEDMHLKNPLMVGFGISNKATFQAACEHASGAIIGSRFVTLLEEEKDPEKAILKLKEALK; this is encoded by the coding sequence ATGAACAGAATTAACCAACTCTTCAATAGCAATAAGAAAGATTTACTTTCCATTTATTTTTGTGCAGGTGATCCAACTTTGGACGGTACTGCCGATGTGATCCGTACCCTCGAAAAGCATGGTGTCAGCATGATCGAAGTCGGAATCCCCTTCAGTGACCCAATGGCAGACGGTATTGTCATTCAAAATGCCGCAACTCAAGCATTACGCAATGGAATGTCCCTAAAGGTACTTTTTGAACAATTACGTAACATCCGCCGGGATGTAAAAATCCCATTAGTATTAATGGGCTATTTAAACCCGATTATGCAGTTCGGATTCGAAAATTTCTGTCGCAAATGCGTGGAGTGCGGAATCGACGGTGTTATTATTCCTGACCTTCCCTTCCATGATTACCAGGAACGCTATCGCATCATTGCCGAACGTTACGGCATTAAAGTGATTATGCTTATCACCCCGGAAACCAGCGAAGAACGTGTACGTGAGATTGATGCACATACAGACGGATTCATTTATATGGTTTCATCGGCAGCCACTACCGGAGCTCAACAGGATTTCAATGAACAAAAACGGTTATACTTCAAGAAGATTGAAGATATGCATCTAAAAAACCCATTGATGGTAGGATTCGGAATTTCTAACAAGGCAACTTTCCAGGCTGCCTGCGAACATGCTTCAGGAGCTATTATAGGTAGTCGATTCGTCACCCTGCTCGAAGAAGAAAAAGACCCAGAAAAAGCTATTCTCAAACTGAAAGAAGCACTGAAGTAA
- the trpB gene encoding tryptophan synthase subunit beta encodes MKSFLVDQDGYYGEFGGAYVPEILHKCVEELKNKYLEVLESEEFKKEFEQLLRDYVGRPSPLYPARRLSKKYGCKLYLKREDLNHTGAHKINNTIGQILLARRMGKKRIIAETGAGQHGVATATVCALMNMECIVYMGKTDVERQHINVEKMKMLGATVTPVTSGNMTLKDATNEAIRDWCCHPADTYYIIGSTVGPHPYPDMVARLQSVISEEIKKQLQEKEGRDYPDYLIACVGGGSNAAGTIYHYINDERVGIVLAEAGGKGIETGMTAATIQLGKMGIIHGARTYVIQNEDGQIEEPYSISAGLDYPGIGPIHANLAAQRRANVLAINDDEAIEAAYELTKFEGIIPALESAHALGALKKLKFKPEDVVVLTVSGRGDKDIETYLSFNEEKQDN; translated from the coding sequence ATGAAAAGTTTTTTAGTTGACCAGGATGGCTATTACGGAGAGTTCGGCGGTGCTTATGTACCGGAAATTCTCCACAAATGTGTAGAGGAACTGAAGAATAAGTACCTCGAAGTACTTGAGAGTGAGGAATTCAAGAAAGAATTCGAACAGTTGTTACGTGATTACGTAGGACGTCCTTCCCCACTCTATCCGGCAAGGCGCCTTTCGAAAAAATATGGTTGCAAATTATATCTGAAACGGGAAGACTTGAACCATACAGGTGCCCATAAAATCAACAACACTATCGGACAGATTCTATTGGCACGCCGCATGGGAAAAAAGCGCATCATCGCCGAAACCGGCGCCGGCCAACATGGAGTGGCTACCGCTACCGTATGTGCACTAATGAATATGGAATGTATCGTATACATGGGAAAAACGGATGTGGAACGCCAGCACATCAACGTTGAGAAAATGAAAATGCTGGGAGCTACCGTAACCCCTGTCACCTCCGGGAACATGACACTGAAAGACGCTACCAACGAAGCTATCCGCGACTGGTGCTGTCATCCCGCCGACACTTATTATATCATCGGTTCTACTGTAGGACCTCATCCTTACCCGGATATGGTGGCACGTCTGCAATCCGTTATCAGTGAAGAAATCAAAAAGCAACTTCAAGAAAAAGAGGGACGCGATTACCCCGACTACCTGATAGCCTGTGTAGGAGGAGGAAGTAATGCTGCCGGAACTATTTATCATTATATCAACGATGAGCGGGTAGGTATCGTCCTGGCAGAAGCCGGAGGCAAGGGAATAGAAACCGGAATGACCGCAGCTACCATTCAACTTGGCAAAATGGGAATTATCCACGGAGCACGTACTTACGTTATCCAAAACGAAGACGGACAAATTGAGGAACCTTATTCGATTTCTGCCGGACTCGATTATCCGGGAATCGGACCGATACACGCGAATCTTGCCGCACAAAGACGCGCCAACGTTCTGGCAATAAACGATGACGAAGCCATAGAAGCTGCTTATGAACTGACTAAGTTTGAAGGAATTATCCCCGCACTGGAATCAGCTCATGCGCTTGGCGCTTTAAAAAAGTTGAAATTCAAACCGGAAGATGTAGTCGTATTAACTGTATCCGGACGTGGCGACAAGGATATAGAGACTTATTTATCCTTTAACGAAGAAAAACAGGACAATTAG
- a CDS encoding phosphoribosylanthranilate isomerase, whose translation MVNGKIIKVCGMREAENIQEIESLQDIDMLGFIFYPKSPRYVYELPAYLPIHTHRVGVFVNEDKQIVSMYADRFGLNYVQLHGNESPEYCRSLYSMGIKIIKAFSISHPKDLKNVYKYEKVCDLFLFDTKCEQYGGSGNLFDWNILHTYNGLLPFLLSGGINSYSANALKEFKHPRLAGYDLNSRFELEPGKKDPVRILTFLNELK comes from the coding sequence ATGGTCAACGGAAAAATCATCAAAGTATGCGGTATGCGCGAAGCCGAAAACATACAGGAGATAGAATCGCTCCAAGATATAGATATGCTGGGATTTATCTTCTATCCCAAATCTCCCCGGTATGTCTATGAGCTTCCGGCTTATCTGCCTATCCACACCCACCGTGTCGGTGTTTTTGTGAACGAAGACAAACAGATTGTCAGTATGTATGCTGACCGTTTCGGACTAAACTATGTGCAACTACATGGAAATGAGTCACCGGAATACTGTCGGTCATTGTATTCCATGGGGATAAAAATTATCAAAGCCTTTTCTATATCCCATCCGAAAGATCTGAAAAATGTATATAAGTATGAGAAAGTCTGTGACCTTTTCCTGTTCGATACCAAATGCGAACAATACGGCGGCTCCGGTAACTTGTTCGACTGGAATATTCTGCATACCTATAACGGTCTCCTTCCTTTCCTTCTTAGCGGAGGCATCAACTCTTACAGCGCCAACGCACTAAAGGAGTTCAAACATCCACGTCTCGCCGGTTACGACCTGAACAGCCGTTTTGAATTGGAACCGGGGAAAAAAGATCCGGTACGAATCCTGACATTTTTAAATGAACTAAAATGA
- a CDS encoding asparaginase, which yields MRAETPSVLLIYTGGTIGMIENPETGALENFNFDHLLKHVPELKRFNYRISSYQFNPPIDSSDMEPAYWAKLVKIINYNYDYFDGFVILHGTDTMAYTASALSFMLENLSKPVILTGSQLPIGTLRTDGKENLITAIEIAAAKNPDGTAIVPEVCIFFENHLMRGNRTTKINAENFNAFRSFNYPPLARVGIHIKYEPNLIRKPDPTKPLKPHYLFDNNVVILTLFPGIQESIVTSLLHVPGLKAVVMKTFGSGNAPQKEWFIRQLKEATERGIIIVNITQCASGAVEMGRYETGMHLLEAGVISGYDSTPECAITKLMFLLGHGLPNKDIRYKMNSCLIGEITKS from the coding sequence ATGAGAGCAGAAACTCCTTCCGTTTTGTTAATTTACACGGGTGGAACTATCGGAATGATAGAAAACCCGGAAACTGGTGCGCTAGAAAACTTTAATTTCGATCATCTGCTCAAGCACGTTCCTGAGCTAAAAAGATTCAACTATCGCATTTCCTCCTATCAATTTAATCCTCCTATCGATTCTTCGGACATGGAGCCTGCTTACTGGGCAAAACTGGTAAAAATCATCAATTACAATTATGATTATTTCGACGGTTTTGTGATTCTTCACGGAACAGATACAATGGCATATACAGCCTCCGCCTTAAGTTTTATGCTTGAGAATCTGAGTAAGCCGGTGATCCTCACCGGCTCCCAACTCCCTATCGGAACTTTGCGTACAGACGGGAAAGAAAATCTCATCACTGCTATTGAAATCGCTGCTGCAAAAAATCCGGATGGCACTGCTATCGTTCCGGAGGTATGCATTTTCTTTGAAAATCATCTGATGCGTGGTAATCGTACCACCAAAATCAATGCAGAAAACTTTAATGCTTTTCGCTCTTTCAATTACCCGCCTTTGGCACGAGTTGGCATACACATTAAATACGAGCCCAACCTCATTCGTAAACCAGACCCTACGAAGCCGTTAAAGCCGCATTACTTATTTGATAACAATGTGGTTATTTTAACCCTTTTCCCTGGTATTCAAGAGAGTATTGTAACTTCACTCCTTCATGTTCCCGGATTAAAAGCTGTGGTAATGAAAACTTTCGGTTCAGGAAATGCACCGCAAAAAGAATGGTTTATCCGTCAATTAAAGGAGGCTACTGAACGAGGCATTATCATTGTCAACATCACCCAATGTGCTTCCGGAGCAGTCGAAATGGGACGTTACGAAACCGGAATGCATCTCTTGGAAGCAGGTGTTATCAGCGGATACGACAGTACCCCTGAATGTGCTATAACAAAACTAATGTTTCTATTAGGACACGGACTGCCCAACAAAGATATACGATACAAAATGAACTCCTGTTTAATAGGAGAAATCACCAAGTCTTAA
- the trpD gene encoding anthranilate phosphoribosyltransferase gives MKQILYKLFEHQYLGRDEARTILQNIAQGKYNDVQVASLITVFLMRNISVEELCGFRDALLEMRVPVDLSEFAPIDIVGTGGDGKNTFNISTASCFTVAGAGFPVVKHGNYGATSVSGASNVMEQHGVKFTDDIDQLRRSMEQCNIAYLHAPLFNPALKAVAPVRKGLAVRTFFNMLGPLVNPVLPAYQLLGVYNLPLLRLYTYTYQESKTKFAVVHSLDGYDEISLTNEFKVATSDNEKIYTPESLGFSRYRDIDLDGGQTPKEAAKIFDNIMNNTATEAQKNVVVVNSAFAIHVICPKKTIEECITLAKESLESGRALNTLKKFIELNN, from the coding sequence ATGAAACAGATTCTATACAAGCTTTTCGAGCATCAATATCTGGGACGTGATGAAGCCCGTACTATCTTACAAAATATCGCACAAGGAAAATATAACGATGTACAGGTGGCCTCACTCATCACTGTCTTTCTAATGCGCAATATCTCAGTCGAAGAATTATGCGGCTTCCGCGACGCATTGTTGGAAATGCGCGTTCCGGTTGATTTAAGCGAATTTGCGCCGATAGATATTGTAGGAACCGGTGGTGACGGGAAAAACACGTTCAATATTTCCACAGCATCTTGCTTCACGGTAGCCGGAGCAGGTTTCCCGGTCGTGAAACATGGTAATTACGGAGCAACATCTGTTAGTGGCGCCAGTAACGTAATGGAACAACATGGTGTAAAGTTCACCGACGATATAGATCAGTTGCGCCGCAGCATGGAACAATGTAACATTGCTTATCTGCACGCTCCGTTGTTTAATCCGGCATTAAAAGCGGTCGCTCCGGTTCGCAAAGGACTTGCCGTGCGTACCTTTTTTAATATGCTCGGCCCGTTAGTAAATCCAGTATTACCGGCTTATCAACTTTTGGGAGTTTACAATCTTCCGTTATTACGCCTCTATACTTATACTTATCAGGAAAGTAAAACCAAATTTGCCGTTGTTCATAGCTTGGACGGATATGATGAAATTTCTCTGACGAATGAATTTAAGGTAGCAACGAGTGACAACGAAAAGATTTATACTCCCGAAAGCCTCGGATTCTCCCGTTATAGGGACATTGATCTGGACGGCGGTCAGACACCGAAAGAGGCTGCCAAAATTTTCGATAATATCATGAATAATACAGCAACTGAAGCTCAAAAAAATGTAGTAGTAGTTAATTCGGCTTTTGCCATTCATGTTATTTGTCCGAAAAAGACTATTGAAGAATGTATCACTCTTGCAAAAGAATCACTAGAAAGCGGAAGGGCACTGAATACATTAAAGAAGTTTATTGAACTCAATAATTAA